One window of the Tachyglossus aculeatus isolate mTacAcu1 chromosome 12, mTacAcu1.pri, whole genome shotgun sequence genome contains the following:
- the LOC119935649 gene encoding basic proline-rich protein-like yields MGETESEKLEIQEAERGPKKTLLLPLSSRKGKPLRERPLESTLNPVRASPRAPPGGRPEPLRERPPAADPSLSASAPRRPTRASPRAPPRVHPEPCASLSTSAPRRPTRASPRAAPGGRPEPLRERPLESTLSPARASPRAPPAAGPSLSASAPWRPTRPPRERPLESTLSPARAAARAPPVSPRAPPGVHPEPCPSLSASAPRRLTRASPRAPLGGRPEPLRERPLESTLSPAQACPRAPPGGRSEPVRERPLAADPSLSASAPRRPTRASPRAPPRVHPEPCASLSTSAPRRPTRASPRAAPRVHPEPCPSLCASAPRRPTRVSPRAPPPVHPEPCPSLCASAPVSPRAPPRVHSEPCPSLSASAPRRPTRASPRAPPPVHPEPCPSLCASLCASAPRRPTRASARRPLESTLSPARASPRAPPGVHPEPCPSLSASAPRRPTRTSPRAPPRVHPEPCPSLSASAPSSPPCALPEPLRERPLESPLSPARASPRAPPGGRPESLRERPLAADPSLSRPLESTLSPARASPRAPPGGRPLPLRERPLASTLTNARASPRAPPGGRPESPRERPLAAASPCRLEAPGGQGTPETLSRFQKRTCFPLRISPLDREPREKRGPPVVAGRIPAFSTGLVLNKYRSRREYVIRDGKLRDKPPEVFLPGGRGVIAGGSWQKIFLGSKTIHNFSSLSDADIERIPDPIRTLRGLPGLENGIRLGDTIPPPPDPKAVKGNKPSGLRLHHPSGSWPSRTPSAPSVRQLAFPVNANPILINQLHGFKGRKTHAS; encoded by the exons ATGGGAGAAACTGAAAGTGAAAAGCTGGAAATTCAGGAAGCTGAGCGTGGGCCCAAAAAGACGTTGCTTCTCCCTCTGAGCTCCAGGAAGGGGAAG CCTCTCCGCGAGCGCCCCCTCGAGTCCACCCTGAACCCTGTGCGAGCCTCTCCACGAGCGCCCCCCGGCGGCCGACCCGAGCCTCTCCGCGAGCGGCCCCCGGCGGCCGACCCGAGCCTCTCCGCGAGCGCCCCCCGGCGGCCGACCCGAGCCTCTCCGCGAGCGCCCCCTCGAGTCCACCCTGAACCCTGTGCGAGCCTCTCCACGAGCGCCCCCCGGCGGCCGACCCGAGCCTCTCCGCGAGCGGCCCCCGGCGGCCGACCCGAGCCTCTCCGCGAGCGCCCCCTGGAGTCCACCCTGAGCCCTGCCCGAGCGTCTCCGCGAGCGCCCCCGGCGGCCGGCCCGAGTCTCTCCgcgagcgccccctggcggccgaccCGA CCTCCCCGCGAGCGGCCCCTCGAGTCCACCCTGAGCCCTGCCCGAGCCGCTGCGCGAGCGCCCCCCGTCTCTCCGCGAGCGCCCCCTGGAGTCCACCCTGAGCCCTGCCCGAGCCTGTCCGCGAGCGCCCCCCGGCGGCTGACCCGAGCCTCTCCGCGAGCGCCCCTCGGCGGCCGACCCGAGCCTCTCCGCGAGCGCCCCCTCGAGTCCACCCTGAGCCCTGCCCAAGCCTGTCCgcgagcgccccctggcggccgatcCGAGCCTGTCCgcgagcgccccctggcggccgaccCGAGTCTCTCCGCGAGCGCCCCCCGGCGGCCGACCCGAGCCTCTCCGCGAGCGCCCCCTCGAGTCCACCCTGAACCTTGTGCGAGCCTCTCCACGAGCGCCCCCCGGAGGCCGACCCGAGCCTCTCCGCGAGCGGCCCCTCGAGTCCACCCTGAGCCCTGCCCGAGCCTCTGCGCGAGCGCCCCCCGGCGGCCCACCCGAGTCTCTCCGAGAGCGCCCCCTCCAGTCCACCCTGAGCCCTGCCCGAGCCTCTGTGCGAGCGCCCCCGTCTCTCCGCGAGCGCCCCCTCGAGTCCACTCTGAGCCCTGCCCGAGCCTCTCCGCGAGCGCCCCCCGGCGGCCGACCCGAGCCTCTCCGCGAGCGCCCCCTCCAGTCCACCCTGAGCCCTGCCCGAGCCTCTGCGCGAGCCTCTGCGCAAGCGCCCCCCGGCGGCCGACCCGAGCCTCTGCGCGACGCCCCCTCGAGTCCACCCTGAGCCCTGCCCGAGCCTCTCCGCGAGCGCCCCCTGGAGTCCACCCTGAGCCCTGCCCGAGCCTCTCCGCGAGCGCCCCCCGGCGGCCAACCCGAACCTCTCCGCGAGCGCCCCCTCGCGTCCACCCTGAGCCATGCCCGAGCCTCTCCGCGAGCGCCCCCTCGAGTCCACCCTGCGCCCTGCCCGAGCCTCTCCGCGAGCGCCCCCTGGAGTCCCCCCTGAGCCCTGCCCGAGCCTCTCCGCGAGCGCCCCCCGGCGGCCGACCAGAGTCTCTCCgcgagcgccccctggcggccgaccCGAGCCTCTCC CGCCCCCTGGAGTCCACCCTGAGCCCTGCCCGAGCCTCTCCGCGAGCGCCCCCCGGCGGCCGACCCTTGCCTCTCCGCGAGCGCCCCCTCGCGTCCACCCTGACCAATGCCCGAGCCTCCCCGCGAGCGCCCCCCGGCGGCCGGCCCGAGTCTCCCCgcgagcgccccctggcggcggcctctccctgtagactggagGCTCccggggggcagggaac GCCGGAGACCCTTTCCCGATTTCAAAAGCGGACTTGTTTTCCCCTCCGGATTTCTCCCCTGGATCGTGAGCCCCGCGAGAAACGGGGACCGCCTGTTGTGGCGGGACgcatcccagcgtttagcacagggctggtgctcaataaataccggagCCGACGCGAGTATGTGATCCGTGACGGGAAGCTCCGGGATAAACCGCCGGAGGTGTTCCTCCCGGGGGGACGGG GAGTCATTGCCGGAGGAAGTTGGCAGAAGATATTTCTAGGATCAAAAACGAT ACACAATTTCAGTTCTTTATCCGATGCCGACATCGAACGGATTCCAGACCCAATCCGGACGCTCCGCGGGCTGCCCGGTCTGGAAAACGGCATCCGGTTAGGTGACACAATTCCTCCCCCACCAGATCCCAAAGCTGTCAAGGGAAACAAGCCCTCTGGCCTCCGTCTGCACCATCCGTCCGGCAGCTGGCCTTCCCG AACTCCATCAGCACCATCCGTCCGGCAGCTGGCCTTCCCAGTAAACGCCAACCCCATTTTAATCAACCAGCTCCACGGTTTTAAAGGCAGAAAGACCCACGCTTCCTAA
- the CASP3 gene encoding caspase-3, with the protein MADSQVEAGAAAGEVMVDSKSFHSSHGKVPGKQFLGSSASLDHRYRMDYPNMGICLIINNKNFHPNTGMGCRSGTDVDAASLIDTFKKLKYEVRCKNDMKRHEILELLTSVAHEDHSKRSSFVCVLLSHGEEGVIFGTDGSLELKSLANLFRGDNCRSLVGKPKLFIVQACRGTELDSGVEADSSSADDGPEQKIPVEADFLYAYSTAPGYYSWRNSLNGSWFIQALCAMLKQHAPTLELLHILTRVNRKVATEFESYSPDASFHAKKQIPCIVSMLTKELYFPC; encoded by the exons ATGGCGGACTCCCAGGTGGAGGCGGGAGCAGCGGCTGGCGAGGTGATGGTCGACTCTAAATCCTTCCACAGTTCACACGG GAAGGTGCCTGGGAAGCAGTTCCTGGGGTCCTCAGCCTCGCTGGACCACAGGTACAGGATGGATTACCCAAATATGGGGATATGTTTAATCATCAACAACAAGAACTTCCACCCAAACACAG GAATGGGCTGTCGGTCCGGCACGGATGTGGACGCCGCCAGCCTCATAGACACTTTCAAGAAGCTGAAATACGAAGTCAGGTGTAAAAACGACATGAAAAGGCATGAGATTCTGGAATTACTCACCTCCG TTGCCCACGAGGACCACAGCAAGAGGAGCAGTTTTGTGTGTGTGCTGCTCAGCCACGGGGAAGAAGGAGTGATTTTCGGGACCGACGGTTCCCTGGAATTGAAGAGCTTGGCGAACCTCTTCCGAGGGGACAACTGCCGCAGTCTGGTCGGGAAGCCCAAACTCTTCATCGTCCAG GCCTGTCGGGGCACCGAGTTGGACAGTGGCGTCGAGGCAGACAGTTCCAGCGCCGACGACGGACCGGAGCAGAAAATCCCCGTCGAGGCCGACTTCCTGTACGCTTATTCTACAGCCCCCG GTTACTACTCCTGGCGCAACTCCCTGAACGGCTCCTGGTTTATCCAGGCGCTGTGCGCGATGCTGAAGCAACACGCTCCCACCCTGGAGCTGCTCCACATCCTCACCCGCGTGAACCGGAAAGTGGCCACCGAGTTCGAGTCGTATTCCCCGGACGCCTCCTTCCACGCCAAGAAGCAGATTCCGTGCATCGTGTCCATGCTGACCAAGGAGCTGTACTTTCCCTGCTAG